The genomic window CCGACAACACATCCCACAGTTCCAGAAAATCGACCGTGTTGTCGAGATAGATGGCCGGGTTGAAGCCAAGCCGTGTTGTGCCCACCAGATAACCGCCGAAAATGCCGATGATATCGCCCACCGCCACCAGCAGCGGCAGGGTCAGCACCGCGGCCAGAACCCGCGGCACGGTCAGGTATTTCATCGGATGGGTCGACAGCGTGACCAGCGCGTCAATCTGTTCGGTCACTTTCATGGTGCCGATCTCGGCGGCAATCGCGGCGGCCACACGACCGGCCACCATCAACCCGCCCAGAACCGGGCCAAGCTCGCGCACCATGCCGATGGCGACGATCGAGGGCACAACGGATTCCGCGTTGAACCGGGACCCGCCCGCATAGATCTGCAAGGCCAGCGCGCCCCCGGTGAAAAGCGCCGTCAGCCCCACCACCGGCAGGCTGAGCCAGCCGATCTGCATCAGCGCATGGGCAAATTCACGCGGGTAGAATGGTGGCCGGACCAGATGGCTGAGCGTCTGCGCGGCATAAAGTGCGATCCGCCCGATAACGCCCAGCATGCCAAGGGTCGCCCGGCCTGTCGCAGCAAGGGGGGAGAGCAGGATCATGACGGCCCCCCGCTATAGTGACGCTCATACCGCGCGCCAAGCGATGTCAGTATTTCATAGCCGATGGTGCCTGCGGCCTCGGCCAGGGCATCCACATTCTGGGCCGGGCACATAATATCCAGCATCTCGGGCATGTGGGGCAGATCGGTCACATCCACCCCGATCATATCCATCGACACGCGACCGACCACGGGGCAGGGCGTATCGCCCGCAAACAGCCGGGCCCGCCCGCTCAGCGCCCGGATCAACCCGTCGGCATAGCCGCCTGAAACCGTGGCGATCTTCCGGGGCGAGGGCGCGCAATACGTGCCGCCATAGCCCACGGTCTCCCCCGGGGCGATGTCGCGTGTCTGGATCACCGGCAGCGACAGGCGCAGGGCCGGGCGGGCCGCCGCAAAAGGCAGGCCGCCATAAAGGCCGATCCCCGGGCGTGTCAGATCAAAATGATACTCAGGCCCCAGCAGGATACCGCCCGTCGCACTCAGCGATCTGGGAGCGTGAAGCCCCTCGGTCATCGCAATGAATTGCGCCAGTTGCGCGGCGTTTTGCGGGTGTTCCGGCGTGTCGGCGCAGGCCAGATGGCTCATCACCAGGGTCAGCGGCCCGGCCTCAAGCCCGGCGCGCAGTTCGGCCCATTCATCGGCCTCCATCCCCAGACGGTTCATGCCGGTGTCAAGCTGTACCCCGTAAGGCGCATCGGGCAGGGCCTCACGATGGCGCGCCACCTGCGCCGCACTGTTCAGCATCGGGGTCAGACCCGCGCCACGGATTATGGCCGTATCTGTCACCATATGGCCGGAAAAGACATTTATTTCAACATTTTCTCCAAGGGCCTTGCGCAGGGT from Rhodophyticola sp. CCM32 includes these protein-coding regions:
- a CDS encoding MlaE family ABC transporter permease, encoding MILLSPLAATGRATLGMLGVIGRIALYAAQTLSHLVRPPFYPREFAHALMQIGWLSLPVVGLTALFTGGALALQIYAGGSRFNAESVVPSIVAIGMVRELGPVLGGLMVAGRVAAAIAAEIGTMKVTEQIDALVTLSTHPMKYLTVPRVLAAVLTLPLLVAVGDIIGIFGGYLVGTTRLGFNPAIYLDNTVDFLELWDVLSGLVKGAVFGFIVALMGCYHGMHSGRGARGVGRATTNAVVSASIMILAANYLLTELFFTG
- the alr gene encoding alanine racemase — protein: MATGILHIDLDALCANWRALDRLSAGETGAVVKADGYGLGLVEVTRALASAGARRFFVAVAEEGATLRKALGENVEINVFSGHMVTDTAIIRGAGLTPMLNSAAQVARHREALPDAPYGVQLDTGMNRLGMEADEWAELRAGLEAGPLTLVMSHLACADTPEHPQNAAQLAQFIAMTEGLHAPRSLSATGGILLGPEYHFDLTRPGIGLYGGLPFAAARPALRLSLPVIQTRDIAPGETVGYGGTYCAPSPRKIATVSGGYADGLIRALSGRARLFAGDTPCPVVGRVSMDMIGVDVTDLPHMPEMLDIMCPAQNVDALAEAAGTIGYEILTSLGARYERHYSGGPS